The genomic segment TTTGAATCCCACATACTAATCCTCGACGACCCGGTCGTGATCGATGAGACTATCAAACGAATCCGAAAGCAAAAACGGAATACGGAATGGGTTTATTTTGATTTAATGAGTGAATTCTTTAATACTCTTTCAAGTAGTGAAGATGATTACCTTAAAGAACGAGGTGTGGATATTCTCGATGTAAAACGTCGAGTTCTTAGAAATTTGATGGGGGAAAAAAGCCAGGAAATAAAATCAAATAAAGGGATGAGAATCATGGTTGCCCACCAGATGACTCCTTCTCAAACAGTAATGCTTGATAGAAATATCATCCTGGGTTTATCTGTCGATTTGGGTGGCCGAACATCTCACGTAGCTATTTTAGCTAAGGGACTGGAAAAACCTGCAGTTGTTGGATTGAAGAATTTTTCTGATCGTGTAAAAAATGACGATCGATTGGTTGTCGATGGCAACAGCGGAAAAGTAATTCTTCATCCTTCAAAAGAAACGCTACTCCGCTACCGGGAGTTGCAGGAAAAATACCAGGAATTTCAACAGACTCTGCAACCCTTAAAGGAACTTCCGGCTAAAACATTGGATGGGCACGATGTGCAGATTGCCGCAAATATTGACCTGCCCGATGAAGCAAAGTCTGCTTTGAATTATGGTGCAAAAGGAATTGGACTTTTCCGAACCGAATATATTTTCCTTAATAAAACGGATTTCCCATCTGAAGAAGAACAATACCAGGAGTATTTAAAAGTTGTGGATAGTATCTATCCAAATTCAGTGAAAATCCGAACATTTGATTTAGGAGGAGACAAATCGGTTTTGGGAGAGGATTCTTATGATGAGGAAAATCCATTTTTAGGATGGCGATCCATTCGGATTAGCCTTGATATTCCGGAACTATTTTTGAAACAATTAAAAGCGATACTTAGGGCCAGCAGCCGAAAAAGCCTTCGTATGATGTTTCCAATGATTTCCGCAGTTGAAGAAGTGAGGGAGAGCAAGATACTCCTTAGACAGGCAATGGAGGAACTCAAAAAAGAAGGTAAGGCTTTTAATCAAAATATCGAAATCGGCATTATGGTTGAGGTGCCATCTGCCGTTTTATTGGCCGGTCATCTGGCTAAGGAAGTCAACTTTTTCAGTATTGGAACAAATGACTTAATCCAATATACACTTGCAGTAGATAGAGGAAATGAAAGAATTGCTAATCTTTATACAAATTATCATCCGGCTATTCTGCGACAAA from the candidate division KSB1 bacterium genome contains:
- the ptsP gene encoding phosphoenolpyruvate--protein phosphotransferase, with translation MNRLPVKEVICKGIAASPGIAIGVATVLSREKLEFDRKEISKNQVDEEIERFHEALVSTRSQLKVIRNRVLNRLGETAANLFESHILILDDPVVIDETIKRIRKQKRNTEWVYFDLMSEFFNTLSSSEDDYLKERGVDILDVKRRVLRNLMGEKSQEIKSNKGMRIMVAHQMTPSQTVMLDRNIILGLSVDLGGRTSHVAILAKGLEKPAVVGLKNFSDRVKNDDRLVVDGNSGKVILHPSKETLLRYRELQEKYQEFQQTLQPLKELPAKTLDGHDVQIAANIDLPDEAKSALNYGAKGIGLFRTEYIFLNKTDFPSEEEQYQEYLKVVDSIYPNSVKIRTFDLGGDKSVLGEDSYDEENPFLGWRSIRISLDIPELFLKQLKAILRASSRKSLRMMFPMISAVEEVRESKILLRQAMEELKKEGKAFNQNIEIGIMVEVPSAVLLAGHLAKEVNFFSIGTNDLIQYTLAVDRGNERIANLYTNYHPAILRQIKETVEVGHKNGIWVGLCGEMASDLHMVPFLVGLGMDELSVTPANIPGVKKLIRSIRFNSMKRLADEIVNFSTADEIEDRLKAFMLKEAPQFSEVFQVEITDKN